A part of Streptomyces sp. DSM 40750 genomic DNA contains:
- a CDS encoding YqjF family protein, which translates to MVAYGSEQRVRVPALRARWLTQAFVHWPFPPERVQALLPEGLAVDEYDGTAWVSLTPFLMADVRVPGLPAAVPGLPTFAETNLRTYVRAPDGRDGLWFLSIEVACPLMLGARAVGAPYNLGRLRVSRHGDTVSYAGARWSATPSYRLVVRPGEPITPRDRDVWLTSRWRAYTRRLRAIWETPVEHEPWPLHVATVDVLEETLTGAAGLPPPLAEPVAHFSPGVGHVRLGFSRPRSESERDQ; encoded by the coding sequence GTGGTGGCCTATGGATCGGAGCAACGGGTCCGGGTTCCCGCGCTGCGGGCCCGTTGGCTGACTCAGGCGTTCGTTCACTGGCCGTTCCCGCCGGAGCGGGTTCAGGCGCTCCTTCCCGAGGGGCTGGCCGTGGACGAGTACGACGGCACGGCGTGGGTGAGTCTCACGCCCTTCCTGATGGCGGATGTGCGCGTCCCGGGCCTGCCCGCCGCGGTACCGGGGCTGCCGACGTTCGCGGAGACCAATCTGCGGACCTATGTCCGGGCTCCGGACGGGCGGGACGGGCTGTGGTTCCTGTCCATCGAGGTCGCCTGCCCGCTGATGCTGGGCGCCCGTGCCGTCGGGGCGCCGTACAACCTGGGCAGGCTGCGGGTCTCCCGGCATGGCGACACCGTCTCGTACGCCGGTGCCCGATGGAGCGCCACGCCGTCGTACCGCCTCGTCGTCCGCCCCGGCGAGCCGATCACGCCGAGGGATCGGGACGTGTGGCTGACCTCGCGCTGGCGGGCGTACACACGTCGGCTCCGCGCGATCTGGGAGACGCCTGTCGAGCACGAGCCCTGGCCGTTGCACGTCGCCACCGTGGACGTGCTGGAGGAGACGCTGACCGGCGCGGCAGGCCTTCCCCCTCCTCTCGCCGAGCCCGTGGCGCACTTCTCGCCAGGTGTCGGGCATGTGCGCCTCGGCTTCTCCCGGCCCCGGTCGGAGAGCGAACGGGATCAGTGA
- a CDS encoding cytochrome c oxidase subunit II, whose amino-acid sequence MGAGCTWRDFPRLGMPTPVTEEAPRILSLWQGSWAAALTVGALVWGLILWAAIFHRRSRTRTEVPAQSRYNMPIEVLYTVVPLIIVSVLFYFTARDEAELMKQDVFPGHNVNVFEVTPTQEGTFRGKCAELCGVDHARMLFNVKVVSPQRYQEHLRGLADKGQRGFIPAGIEITEPARNNEPRKL is encoded by the coding sequence TTGGGCGCTGGTTGTACATGGCGGGACTTCCCCCGCCTCGGGATGCCCACCCCGGTCACGGAAGAGGCCCCGCGGATCCTTTCCTTGTGGCAGGGCTCGTGGGCGGCCGCGCTCACCGTGGGCGCGCTGGTGTGGGGGCTGATCCTCTGGGCGGCGATCTTCCACCGGCGCAGCAGGACCAGGACCGAGGTCCCCGCGCAGTCCCGGTACAACATGCCCATCGAGGTGCTGTACACCGTCGTCCCGCTGATCATCGTCTCGGTGCTCTTCTATTTCACGGCCCGTGACGAGGCCGAGCTGATGAAGCAGGACGTCTTCCCCGGCCACAACGTCAACGTCTTCGAGGTGACGCCCACGCAGGAGGGCACCTTCCGGGGAAAGTGCGCCGAGCTCTGCGGCGTCGACCACGCCCGGATGCTCTTCAACGTCAAGGTCGTCTCTCCGCAGCGCTACCAGGAGCACCTGCGAGGGCTGGCCGACAAGGGGCAGCGTGGCTTCATCCCGGCAGGCATCGAGATCACCGAGCCGGCCAGAAACAACGAGCCACGCAAACTGTGA
- a CDS encoding glycoside hydrolase family 16 protein, whose translation MGSHAAPKRRGRALLAPTSLMLLAVLLGVPRAEGAPVSADACRAVGTELPRGDCGPFWQVLAEDFDGDRVPLGAFSDCDHRAGTSGAYCGGLRGPYRDNWWAYPTGWRDTANDRGREVVGVYHPEDTVSVGPAENGDGRMYIRMWRPADGGPVHAAAVVPRAVMQMKYGKYSARIKVTKLAPGYKSAWLHYGGGCEMDHPEGEWTGGLTAFHHPCGGGEQGYFPGSDDWTEWHTVSTEWTPGHVRFFVDGRQVGHDTREVPDQPLSWVLQNESALEGPGAAPGSSAQLDITWVAAYAYGWK comes from the coding sequence ATGGGTTCGCACGCGGCACCGAAACGTCGTGGACGCGCACTGCTGGCGCCCACGAGTCTGATGCTCCTGGCCGTGCTCCTCGGTGTCCCGCGTGCCGAGGGCGCGCCCGTGTCGGCCGATGCCTGTCGTGCCGTGGGCACCGAACTGCCCCGCGGCGACTGCGGGCCGTTCTGGCAGGTCCTCGCGGAGGACTTCGACGGCGACCGGGTGCCGCTGGGCGCGTTCAGCGACTGCGACCACCGTGCCGGCACGTCCGGCGCGTACTGCGGGGGTCTGCGCGGGCCGTATCGCGACAACTGGTGGGCCTATCCCACCGGTTGGCGCGACACGGCCAATGACCGGGGCCGCGAGGTCGTGGGTGTCTACCACCCGGAGGACACCGTGAGCGTGGGCCCTGCGGAGAACGGCGACGGCAGGATGTACATCCGGATGTGGCGGCCCGCCGACGGCGGACCCGTGCACGCTGCCGCGGTGGTACCGCGTGCCGTCATGCAGATGAAGTACGGCAAGTACAGCGCCCGTATCAAGGTGACGAAGCTCGCGCCGGGCTACAAGTCCGCCTGGCTGCACTACGGCGGGGGATGCGAGATGGATCATCCCGAGGGCGAGTGGACCGGCGGCCTCACCGCCTTCCATCATCCGTGCGGTGGAGGCGAGCAGGGCTACTTCCCGGGGAGCGACGACTGGACGGAGTGGCACACCGTGTCGACGGAGTGGACGCCCGGACACGTGCGGTTCTTCGTCGACGGCCGGCAGGTGGGGCACGACACCCGCGAGGTGCCGGACCAGCCGCTGTCCTGGGTGCTGCAGAACGAGAGCGCCCTGGAAGGGCCTGGCGCGGCCCCCGGCAGCAGCGCCCAGCTCGACATCACGTGGGTCGCCGCCTACGCGTACGGGTGGAAGTGA
- a CDS encoding SPW repeat protein, with product MTDRTQTTLESHPDILEMRERHARAERAATTQQGQAVEALALITGLYLAASPWIAGFNGFSTLTVNNLITGIAYAFLLSGFGHAYERTHARAWAAALLGVWTVIAPWVVAGNVDTTRTVVNNIIVGVVALLLALAASAAANKTDRGGRSRSARMAR from the coding sequence ATGACCGACCGGACCCAGACCACCCTGGAGTCGCACCCGGACATCCTTGAGATGCGGGAGCGCCACGCGCGGGCCGAGCGGGCGGCCACGACCCAGCAGGGGCAGGCCGTCGAAGCGCTGGCCCTCATCACCGGCCTGTACCTGGCCGCATCGCCCTGGATCGCGGGCTTCAACGGTTTCAGCACCCTGACCGTGAACAACCTGATCACCGGTATCGCCTACGCGTTCCTGCTGAGCGGCTTCGGCCACGCCTACGAGCGCACGCACGCCAGGGCCTGGGCAGCCGCGCTGCTCGGCGTCTGGACCGTCATCGCGCCCTGGGTGGTGGCGGGGAACGTGGACACCACGCGCACCGTCGTCAACAACATCATCGTCGGCGTCGTCGCGTTGCTGCTCGCACTGGCCGCCAGTGCGGCGGCGAACAAGACCGACAGGGGCGGTCGTAGCCGCTCCGCCCGGATGGCACGCTGA
- a CDS encoding DUF5709 domain-containing protein produces the protein MSEENMADDVYQPTGGNEDQEDAAPLDLQDAVDERTYDDMLDEGYSPPEKPLGVTKSGTTAAEQHEGEPLDDRLRQEVREAEAPAGDGIGDLPGGEGEPVDPEAGSERAGRLVAPDEGARTDTTKELVAEDEGIDGGAAGAEEAAMHVVPEERLPSPDGRED, from the coding sequence ATGAGCGAAGAGAACATGGCGGACGACGTCTACCAGCCCACCGGCGGCAACGAGGACCAGGAGGACGCCGCCCCGCTGGATCTCCAGGACGCGGTGGACGAGCGCACCTACGACGACATGCTGGACGAGGGCTACTCGCCGCCGGAGAAACCCCTGGGGGTCACCAAGAGCGGGACCACGGCGGCCGAGCAGCACGAGGGGGAGCCGCTGGACGACAGGCTGCGCCAGGAGGTTCGCGAGGCCGAGGCGCCCGCCGGGGACGGGATCGGCGACCTGCCGGGCGGCGAGGGCGAACCTGTCGACCCGGAGGCCGGCTCGGAACGCGCCGGTCGCCTCGTCGCACCGGACGAGGGCGCGCGAACCGACACCACGAAGGAACTCGTCGCCGAGGACGAGGGGATCGACGGCGGAGCGGCGGGTGCGGAGGAGGCGGCGATGCACGTCGTGCCCGAGGAGCGACTGCCCTCGCCGGACGGACGGGAAGATTGA